From a region of the Helianthus annuus cultivar XRQ/B chromosome 5, HanXRQr2.0-SUNRISE, whole genome shotgun sequence genome:
- the LOC110940631 gene encoding plant intracellular Ras-group-related LRR protein 6 codes for MMMNGEQMMMKADYSKSRRKPFGNKKVSSSSFSLPSSQKNMVAEAQEMHEVVDLSAMSLDTLPISSNINLAIIHVLDISNNNLQVIPESLAARLLNIVVLDVHSNQLKTLPNSIGCLSKLKTLNVSGNHLELLPKTIENCRALEDLNANFNQLTTLPDTIGFELVNLKKLSVNSNKLIFLPSSTSHLTNLRHLDVRLNRLRSLPDDLENLINLEIFNVSQNFQYLDKLPYSIGLLISLVELDVSYNKLTSLPDSIGCLKRLQKLSVEGNPLVSPPPEVVERGVQAIKEYMSEKMTGSHQNSPKKRSWIGKLKKYGTFNGIKMTPEREGYLMPNYRTIDGLASPRYMGMFSPRRLFSPKSHFAR; via the exons ATGATGATGAATGGTGAGCAGATGATGATGAAGGCTGACTATTCAAAGTCAAGAAGAAAGCCGTTTGGAAATAAaaaggtttcttcttcttctttttcattGCCATCTTCACAAAAAAACATGGTGGCAGAAGCACAAGAAATGCATGAGGTTGTGGATTTGAGTGCTATGTCTTTAGACACCCTCCCTATCTCATCTAATATTAATTTAGCTATTATTCATGTTTTGGATATCTCCAATAACAACCTTCAG GTGATACCCGAGTCGTTAGCGGCACGGCTGCTAAATATTGTGGTGTTGGATGTTCATTCAAATCAACTAAAAACTCTACCAAATTCAATTGGTTGTTTGTCAAAGCTCAAGACTCTCAATGTTTCTGGCAATCATCTTGAGTTACTACCAAAAACTATTGAAAATTGCAG GGCACTTGAAGATTTAAATGCAAATTTTAACCAGCTGACAACACTGCCGGACACCATCGGATTTGAGCTGGTCAACCTCAAGAAACTCTCAGTCAACTCAAACAAACTCATCTTCCTCCCTTCCTCCACCTCTCACCTCACCAATCTCCGCCACCTCGATGTCCGTCTCAACCGCCTCCGATCACTCCCTGATGACCTCGAAAACCTTATCAACCTCGAAATATTTAACGTCAGCCAAAACTTTCAGTACCTTGACAAACTCCCCTACTCCATTGGTCTCCTCATATCCCTCGTCGAACTCGACGTTAGTTATAACAAACTAACCTCCTTACCCGACTCCATCGGCTGCTTGAAACGGCTCCAGAAGCTCAGTGTCGAGGGGAACCCGCTGGTGTCTCCGCCCCCTGAGGTGGTGGAGAGGGGGGTTCAGGCAATTAAGGAATATATGAGTGAAAAGATGACCGGATCCCATCAGAACTCCCCAAAGAAAAGGTCATGGATTGGAAAATTGAAGAAGTATGGGACTTTTAATGGGATTAAAATGACGCCGGAGAGAGAAGGGTACTTGATGCCGAACTACCGGACGATAGACGGACTTGCTTCGCCGAGGTACATGGGCATGTTCTCGCCGCGACGGCTTTTCTCTCCGAAGAGCCATTTTGCAAGATGA
- the LOC110943184 gene encoding uncharacterized protein LOC110943184 — protein MKQILASAERVVPEYQFVWNNYVPKKVGIVPWRALMERLPTRIALAARNVDIGDIRCVLCGDYDESSEHLFVSCQFAQSVWLVMAQWCKSPPVIAFSLRDVLDAHKFVPGSKKKKKVFGAISQVVIWSLWKMRNDVLFGQAIPSVSKVVEESKSMSYHWVKNRSKSSHWSWSEWCNFNVEL, from the coding sequence ATGAAACAAATTTTGGCTTCGGCTGAGAGGGTTGTCCCGGAGTACCAGTTCGTTTGGAATAATTATGTACCCAAAAAAGTTGGGATCGTCCCTTGGCGAGCACTTATGGAGCGGCTTCCAACAAGGATTGCTTTGGCAGCAAGGAATGTGGACATCGGTGACATAAGATGTGTTCTTTGTGGCGACTATGATGAGTCCAGTGAACACCTGTTCGTATCTTGCCAGTTCGCTCAATCGGTTTGGCTAGTTATGGCGCAATGGTGTAAATCTCCTCCTGTGATTGCCTTCAGCCTTAGAGATGTTCTGGATGCTCACAAGTTTGTTCCAGGTagtaaaaagaaaaagaaagtgtTTGGTGCCATCTCTCAGGTCGTTATTTGGAGTTTATGGAAGATGAGAAATGATGTATTATTTGGGCAAGCTATTCCGAGTGTGTCGAAGGTCGTGGAAGAATCCAAATCGATGTCATATCACTGGGTTAAGAATCGGTCGAAATCCTCTCATTGGTCTTGGAGTGAGTGGTGCAATTTTAACGTAGAATTGTAG